CGCCCCCCTGTTCGAATCGTTCGCCAATCCGAAGGGTTAGACGGTCGCCGATTTCGTACTTCACTTTGGCGTTTGTGGCAACGGGCTCAGAAATCACGACTTCTTTGTCCGTATGCGGGAGACGCCCCTTGCTTAGTTCTATCTGAAATTGCGCGAAACCCTGCGCATTATATTCCTTAATGAACAAGTACGGCTTATTGGGATTTTGTCCCCCTTCTAACGGGGCATAGCCAAGGTCTCTTGTGATCGCAACGGTTTTGGTTGCGTCATCGCCCTGTATTGTAGAAAGCTGTTCTTTGGTTACATCTTGATATTGGACATGCCACTCTCCTGTATCCGCGATGGATTGCCTAATCATTAAATCCGAAAAGGAAAAAACAAGCGTAGCGACAGCGGTCACCATGGCAACCGAAATGATGACGCCGATAATGGTTACAAGCGTTCGTCTCTTGTTCTGCTTCAGATGCCGGACGGTTAGCGAATTGACAATGTTCATCGCCTTATCACCTCGTCTTTGGCAATCCTCCCGTCTTCAATCGAAATGATCCTGTCGGCTTGCAAGGCGATCTGTTCATCGTGCGTGATAACGATCAGCGTCTGATGATAGGTCTTATTCAGCATTTTTAATAAGTCGATGATCTCACTGCTATTCTTGCTGTCCAGATTCCCGGTCGGTTCGTCGGCCAGCATGATCGCAGGATTGCCGATGAGCGCTCTGCCAATCGAGACCCGTTGCTGCTGTCCGCCGGATAGCTGATTCGGCAGGTGGTTTAATCGATGCTGCAAATTCAACGTATTCACAAGACCATCCAACTGCTTTTGATCTACCTTTTGTTTATCTAGCAGGAGCGGCAGCGTAATATTCTCTTCTACCGTCAGGACGGGAATCAGATTGAAAAACTGGTAGATCAGGCCGATTTGCCTGCGCCTGAAGATGGCCAACTGCGTCTCGTTCAAGGCATACATGTCCGTATCCTGAACATAAACTTTACCGCCAGTCGGCCGATCCACGCCGCCCAGCATATGAAGGAGCGTCGATTTCCCCGATCCAGACGGGCCAATAATCGCGACGAATTCGCCCTTTTGGACCGAGAAGGAGACATTGTCAAGTGCTTTCACCGCCGATTCGCCTGTGCCGTATTCTTTAGACAGATGCTCAATTTTTAAAACTTCCATGGCTATACCTCCTTTCCACGATGCTCAATTCCATTTATATACCATCTCTCGAAATCCAACATCCCATAGCGTTTCATTTCCCTCCAGGGTGATCATAAGCTCATTGGCCTGCGGGAGAAAAATTTCGGATATATCCGGTTCATGGCGCCCGGCTTCTGCAGATACGGACAGGAACTCATGCCCATCGACGGTAACCCTGATGCTGCCATGGGAATCCTTTTGATCGGGAATTCCGTAATTCAAAAAAAGATACAACTCCTTCTTATTGTCTAACGTATACGTGTACGTTTCCTTGTCTTTACCTTCGATGCTATACACATTATATTTGGGTTCCACGTCTTGACCGCCAATCTTAAGACTGGACTGTTTGGTTCCCGTTGATGGATTCCCAGTACTATCCTTCAATTCGTTGATCGCTACAAAGGGGCCCATTTCTTTGGTGAACACTTGGTCAAGCACCCCGAAGATCCCCCACAGCCCGAGCATCAAGACAATGCCGAAAATGCCCGTAGCAGCGATATTTCTCCAGTTATTCTTTGTACGAAAGCCAAATTTGTACGCCCCGAATCCGATGGCTGCGCCAGATGAGTTCTGTATGACGTCGTTCATGTCGAAGCTGCCGAGTAAAGTTAGTGCCTGAATAGTCTCCAGCAGGAGAATGGACAGGATGAACAATGTTATAAAGCGAACAAAGCTGGTTCGATATAACAAAGGAATCAATATGCCAAAAGGAATGAAGGCTGCGATGTTCCCGAAACCCACAAAATCCATCAACGTAGGATGTAGAAGATCGGATAGGCTTGGCACCCTAAAAAAATCGTTCGGTAAAAACATAAAGGTGTACCCGTTGATTTGATCTACCTTATCTACTCTGCCGAAAGCGAGAAACAAAAAATAGAGAATAAAAAGAGTGTAGAATATAGTGATACCAAAAATAATCTTACGTTGTTGCTTCAAATGCATTGTCTTACCTCCATCGTTCATCTGTTGAATATCATTTTATCTGTCTAAAATGACTTTCCAGTGACGATGGAGGTGACAATTCAGTCACTTAAGCTAAATCACGTGCTTATAAAATTTAATCCGAAACTGCGTACCCTTCTCGCTGTCGCTTGTCACATCGATCACGCCGTTCTGGCTGGCAATGATGCTGTAAGCCATCGCAAGCCCTATACCGATGCTCCCTTCGCTAGCGTTCTTTCCTTTGTAAAAACGTTTAAAAATATAAGGCAAATCTTCTCTCGGAATGCCTTTTCCGTTATCAGCAATGACGATCTCTGTAAATAACGCATTTTCGGAAAATGTGATGTCGATCGTTCCGCCTTCAGGTGTATGCTCCACACTGTTCTTCAAAATATTGATGACCGCTTCAGCAGTCCAATTAAAATCTCCGACAAAAGAGACGTCGTCATCGCCCGCGATGGAGACCGTCTGTCCCTTAATATCCATCGGAATCATAACCGGCTCTAATGCCTTTTGGATCAGGTTTCTCAGGGGGATTTGATCTTTTCTGAA
The window above is part of the Paenibacillus lutimineralis genome. Proteins encoded here:
- a CDS encoding VanZ family protein produces the protein MHLKQQRKIIFGITIFYTLFILYFLFLAFGRVDKVDQINGYTFMFLPNDFFRVPSLSDLLHPTLMDFVGFGNIAAFIPFGILIPLLYRTSFVRFITLFILSILLLETIQALTLLGSFDMNDVIQNSSGAAIGFGAYKFGFRTKNNWRNIAATGIFGIVLMLGLWGIFGVLDQVFTKEMGPFVAINELKDSTGNPSTGTKQSSLKIGGQDVEPKYNVYSIEGKDKETYTYTLDNKKELYLFLNYGIPDQKDSHGSIRVTVDGHEFLSVSAEAGRHEPDISEIFLPQANELMITLEGNETLWDVGFREMVYKWN
- a CDS encoding ABC transporter ATP-binding protein, whose protein sequence is MEVLKIEHLSKEYGTGESAVKALDNVSFSVQKGEFVAIIGPSGSGKSTLLHMLGGVDRPTGGKVYVQDTDMYALNETQLAIFRRRQIGLIYQFFNLIPVLTVEENITLPLLLDKQKVDQKQLDGLVNTLNLQHRLNHLPNQLSGGQQQRVSIGRALIGNPAIMLADEPTGNLDSKNSSEIIDLLKMLNKTYHQTLIVITHDEQIALQADRIISIEDGRIAKDEVIRR